The DNA segment AAGGTGGTCAATTCTCGTCCCAGTGACGACGGTGCCAGTATTCGCCGCCGCCGCGAATGCCTGAACTGTGCGCGGCGCTTTACCACCTACGAGCGCGCGCAGCTTGAGCCCCTGATGGTGGTGAAACGCAGCGGGCCCCGCGAAGCCTTTAACCCCGACAAGCTGCTGCGCGGGCTGGTGCTGGCCAGCGAAAAACGCCCGGTGGACAGCGACGCCCTGCGCGCCTTCGCTTACGGCTTCGAAGACGACGTGCAGGCTGCCGAGATTCGCAGCGAGGAAATTGGCCGCCGCGCCATGACCTTTCTGCGCCCACTGGACGACGTGGCGTATATCCGCTTTGCCAGTGTGTACCGCGACTTTGATTCGCTGGAGCGCTTTATTGAGGAGATCCGGGGCCTGAAAGACGAGGGGTAGGCAGTGAGGAGTTGGGGCTTGTCCTGTTCCGGCCTGACACCTGCCCTGCGTCGTCAGTCCGCTGCAGCCCTCAGCGACCCAGCCGGGCGACCTACGTGCGGCTGGGCCCACCGGCCGAGGCGGGGCGGGGGAAGGCCGGGGTTTCGTTGGCCGGGGTGTGGCCGCGCACATCCTGGAAATACTCGCGGAGCTTGGCAAAATCCGCTTCCAGATTGCCAGTGGGGGTCACGTAACCCACGATCCCCACGCGGCGGCGGCCCCAATCCAGCACGGTCACGGCAATGGGCACCTTGGCTTCCAGGGCCATGTAGTAAAAGCCCGTCTTCCAGTAGTCGCCGCGACTTCGGGTGCCTTCTGGGGCGATGGCGAGCATGATTTCCTCTTCGCGCTCAATGATGCCCACCACGGCGTCCACAAAGTTGCCGCCCGAACGGCGCCGGTCCAGGGCGAGGCCCCCCACCGCGCGCATGAACACCCCCACGGGGAAGAAAAACAGTTCCCGCTTGGCCACAAAGCGCGCCGGGGAGCGGGTGGCCCACGTCCAGAAGATGCCGGGCCAGAAATCGGCGTTGTGGGTGTGCGGCGCCACGGCCCCCACACACTTCAGGCTGGGTGGGGGGGCCAGCACGGCCTCCCAGCCAGCAAGGCGCAGCGCCCACACCGCGAGACGCGAGCCGAAAGTGGGTTGCCGTCCGGGCCACAGAGGAGACATGGCCCTGAAGTATAGGCAGGCACTCTGACACGGTTCTTCAGGGTGGGACGCGGTTCATCTGGCCACCAGACCTCAGGGCGAGGGGGCGAAACCGGCCGAGGGGCGCAGCAGGAGACAAGGAAGAAAAACGCCCCTCCGAATATGGAGGGGCGCGGCCTGGGGCTGCTCTGAGCTGTAGATGCTGGACGGGTCTGGAGTCGGGCGCTGTGCCTCTACCGGCCGCGCTGGGTCAGGCGCCAGAGGGTCACCGCGTTGCTGATCAGGAGCAGGAAGCACAGCCCGGCCATCGGCCACTGGGCAGTCTGCACGAAACGAAAGGTCAGCAGGGCCCAGCCAATGACCAGGGCCGTAACCAGCCACACCCGCCAGGCGGGCGCGTTCATCGGGTTAACCTCATGGTCACAGGGTAGCGCGCGGGCTGCAGGCCAGGCGTCCCGGGGCTTATACGGGACGCCTCTGATTCCACAGCCTATTGGGAAGAGCGCAGGGGTGCTTTTCCATCGCCGGAGTCCCGTATTTCCTTGTGTTCGCTCTGCGATACCGCTCTACGAGTCCGCTCAGGCTCGCCTTCGGCTTACCTGAGTTCCGTATTACAGAATGCGCTGGCCCAGCAGGCTGGCGGCCATGCCCACCATCACCTCGGCCGTCTGGTTGTGGGCATCCAGAATGGGGTTGACCTCCACGATGTCCATGCTGGTCACGCGCCCGGATTCCGAGAGCAGTTCCATCAGGAGGTGCCCCTCGCGGTAGGTCAGGCCGCCGGGCACGGGCGTGCCCACCCCCGGGCACACGGCGGGGTCCAGGGCGTCGGCGTCAAAGGACACATGCAGGCCCTGCACGCCGCTCAGGCGCTCCAGGGTTTCCTCGTGAATGCGGGTGATGCCCAGCTGGTCCACGTCTTTCATGGTGTAGGCCTTGATGCCGGCCTCGCGCAGCAGTTCGCGCTCGTGGGGGTCCACGCTGCGAATGCCGATCATCACGATGTCTTCCGGGCGCATGTGCCAGCCGCCGCCCAGGCCGGTCAGGCGGGTGTCGCCCAGGCCGGTCAGGTGGGCCACGGGCATGCCGTGAATGTTGCCGCTGGGGCTGCTGTCGGGGGTGTTGTAGTCGGTGTGGGCGTCCACCCAGATCAGGCCCAGGCGACCGCCACCCGGGGCCAGCCGCAGGGCGTTGCCGGTCACGGTGCCCATGCTCACGCTGTGGTCCCCGCCGATGGTCAGCGGAAAGACGTCTGGCCCCAGGGCCGCCACGCGCTCGGCAGCGGCGGCGCAGGCCTCCTGAATGGGGGTCAGGAACACCAGCCCGCCCTCAATGAGCTTGTCCACCGATTCGGGCAGGGCCACCCCCACGTCGCCCAGGTCCGTCACCGCGTGCCCCAGCGCCCGCAGCGCCCCGGCCAGATGCGCGTTGCGCAGCGCCGATGGCCCCATGTCCACACCGCGCCGCCCCGCGCCCAGATCCATCGGAATGCCCAGCAATGCCACGTTCATGCTGCCCAGCCTAAGCGCTGCTCTGCGCTATGCCTTGCGGGTGCAACTTTATTGTCCCCCCAGTGGCCCCAGCACGCTGGGCGCGCCCTACACGCTGAATATTCATGCCAGCGAGCGGGCCCAGAGGTGCAGCGGACCGTCGTCGGGGTCGATGCTTTGGCCCGTCACGGCAAAGCCCAGTTTCTGCAGTACGCGGGCACTGGCGGGGTTGGTCAGGGCGGTCTGGGCCGTGACGGTCTGCACGCCCTGCTCGGCCAGCCACGCCAGCAGCAGCCCGGCGGCCTCGGTGGCGTAGCCCTGCCCCCACACCGCCGGGCTCAGGCCGTAGCCAATCTCGACCTCCGGGCCCAGTGGCCCCTTGATGCCCAGCTGGCCGATGGCCTGCGCCTGGGCGCGGTGGACGGCCACAAACGAGCCCGGCCAGGTGGGCTGGTCCTGGGGCCAGTGCGCCAGCTTGTGGG comes from the Deinococcus aquaedulcis genome and includes:
- the nrdR gene encoding transcriptional regulator NrdR, producing MRCPYCSAPDSKVVNSRPSDDGASIRRRRECLNCARRFTTYERAQLEPLMVVKRSGPREAFNPDKLLRGLVLASEKRPVDSDALRAFAYGFEDDVQAAEIRSEEIGRRAMTFLRPLDDVAYIRFASVYRDFDSLERFIEEIRGLKDEG
- a CDS encoding 1-acyl-sn-glycerol-3-phosphate acyltransferase, whose translation is MSPLWPGRQPTFGSRLAVWALRLAGWEAVLAPPPSLKCVGAVAPHTHNADFWPGIFWTWATRSPARFVAKRELFFFPVGVFMRAVGGLALDRRRSGGNFVDAVVGIIEREEEIMLAIAPEGTRSRGDYWKTGFYYMALEAKVPIAVTVLDWGRRRVGIVGYVTPTGNLEADFAKLREYFQDVRGHTPANETPAFPRPASAGGPSRT
- the rocF gene encoding arginase, with amino-acid sequence MNVALLGIPMDLGAGRRGVDMGPSALRNAHLAGALRALGHAVTDLGDVGVALPESVDKLIEGGLVFLTPIQEACAAAAERVAALGPDVFPLTIGGDHSVSMGTVTGNALRLAPGGGRLGLIWVDAHTDYNTPDSSPSGNIHGMPVAHLTGLGDTRLTGLGGGWHMRPEDIVMIGIRSVDPHERELLREAGIKAYTMKDVDQLGITRIHEETLERLSGVQGLHVSFDADALDPAVCPGVGTPVPGGLTYREGHLLMELLSESGRVTSMDIVEVNPILDAHNQTAEVMVGMAASLLGQRIL
- a CDS encoding GNAT family N-acetyltransferase, whose product is MALLSGPRLDLLPLSRALVERRLQGAPFDLRLPLPSGERPVQVPAEWPGDLLPLFPHKLAHWPQDQPTWPGSFVAVHRAQAQAIGQLGIKGPLGPEVEIGYGLSPAVWGQGYATEAAGLLLAWLAEQGVQTVTAQTALTNPASARVLQKLGFAVTGQSIDPDDGPLHLWARSLA